A genomic segment from Nicotiana sylvestris chromosome 1, ASM39365v2, whole genome shotgun sequence encodes:
- the LOC138872076 gene encoding uncharacterized protein, which produces MGMLSGVWTLFTDGASNVKGSGLGIVLKPPTSSVIRQSVKTSKLTNNEAEYEAMIVGLELAKGLGAEVIEAKCDSLLVVNQVNGSFEVRDDRMKRYLDKLQVTLHRFKEWTQDHVHREQNIKADALANLGSSVEEDDIVPRTVIQLSRSVVEEGHAEIKYINYLKHGKLPTDPKESRTLRAKEARFSLDENGTLYRRTFNGPLAVCLGPRDTDYVLREIHEGTCGNHSGADSLVCKVIRSGYCRDDMERDTKEFV; this is translated from the coding sequence ATGGGTATGttatcgggggtatggaccctcttcaCAGACGGTGCCTCGAATGTAAAAGGATCCGGGCTCGGCATCGTTCTAAAACCGCCTACGAGCAGTGTCATTAGGCAATCTGTCAAAACTtctaaattgactaacaatgaggccgagtatgaggccatgattgtaggtctcgaactagccaagGGCCTTGgagcagaggtcatcgaggcAAAGTGTGACTCCCTTTTGGTAGTAAATCAAGTAAACGggagcttcgaggttcgagacGATCGAATGAAGAGGTACTTAGACAAACTTCAAGTGacattgcaccgcttcaaggaatGGACACAGGACCATGTACATCGAGAACAAAATATCAAGGCAGATGCACTTGCAAACTTGGGGTCATCGGTTGAGGAAGATGATATCGTCCCGAGGACTGTCATCCAACTATCGAGGTCGGTGGTCGAAGAAGGCCATGCAGAAATTAAGTACATCAACTACTTGAAGCATGGGAAGCTCCCCACGGACCCAAAAGAGTCGAGAACACTTCGAGCCAAAGAAGCTCGATTCTCACTTGATGAAAATGGAACATTGTATAGAAGAACCTTCAATGGACCACTGGCGGTGTGCTTGGGACCCAGGGACACCGATTATGTATTACGAGAAATCCACGAgggcacttgtgggaaccattctGGTGCCGACTCTTTGGTTTGCAAGGTGATTAGATCAGGATATTGTAGGGATGACATGGAAAGGGACACGAAGGAGTTCGTTTGA